A single genomic interval of Qingrenia yutianensis harbors:
- a CDS encoding helix-turn-helix domain-containing protein has product MNKLLPYETIVKAHEGDPDAIDTILSHYAGYIRYCSKVHGKVNAEVEEYVKQKLIAALFKFRFDR; this is encoded by the coding sequence ATGAATAAACTTCTCCCCTATGAAACAATCGTCAAGGCGCATGAGGGCGACCCGGACGCAATCGACACCATTCTTTCCCACTACGCCGGATATATCCGCTACTGTTCCAAAGTACACGGGAAAGTCAACGCCGAGGTTGAGGAATATGTGAAGCAGAAGTTAATTGCCGCACTGTTCAAGTTTCGCTTTGACCGATAG
- a CDS encoding phage replisome organizer N-terminal domain-containing protein — MADNRKYYYLKLKENFFDSDSIVLLEDMKDGILYSNILLKLYLKSLKNGGKLQLDEHIPYTAQMIATLTRHQIGTVERALEIFRQLGLVEQLDSGAFYMTDIELMIGQSSTEAERKRAARLENKALLPPRTKGGHLSDIRPPEIEIELEKEIEKEREGETGHPAPAAYGRYNNVILTDTELSGLKTELPDKWEYYIDRLSCHIASTGKQYQSHAATIYKWAQEDAAKGKAAPKQGIPDYSCKEGESL, encoded by the coding sequence ATGGCAGATAACCGCAAGTATTACTACCTCAAGCTGAAAGAGAATTTTTTTGACAGCGACTCCATTGTGCTGCTGGAAGATATGAAAGACGGGATTTTATATTCCAATATCCTCTTGAAGCTGTACTTAAAATCTCTGAAAAACGGCGGGAAGTTGCAGCTTGACGAGCATATCCCCTACACAGCGCAGATGATAGCGACACTGACCCGCCACCAGATAGGGACGGTTGAAAGGGCTTTAGAGATTTTCCGGCAGTTGGGGCTTGTGGAGCAGCTTGACAGCGGGGCTTTTTATATGACCGATATTGAGCTGATGATAGGACAGTCCTCTACCGAAGCCGAGAGAAAACGGGCTGCAAGGCTGGAAAACAAGGCACTTTTACCGCCCCGGACAAAAGGCGGACATTTGTCCGACATTCGTCCACCAGAGATAGAGATAGAGTTAGAGAAAGAGATAGAAAAAGAGAGAGAGGGAGAAACGGGACACCCCGCCCCCGCCGCTTATGGCAGATACAACAATGTGATACTGACCGATACAGAGCTTTCCGGGCTGAAAACAGAGCTGCCCGACAAGTGGGAGTATTATATTGACCGGCTTTCCTGCCATATCGCTTCCACCGGGAAGCAGTACCAGAGCCATGCAGCCACCATTTACAAGTGGGCGCAGGAGGACGCTGCCAAAGGCAAGGCTGCCCCGAAACAGGGCATACCCGATTATTCATGTAAGGAGGGCGAGAGCTTATGA
- a CDS encoding sigma-70 family RNA polymerase sigma factor, with translation MTEDEAYKVHIQYTFNAFCKVVIRHAAIDEILKMRRRWEREVSLDYLMNEKFVQLAEPEQLEEYLFTACGQTAVLYHAELAAALALLPEQAQEEIFRYYFLRQPQRVIGVHIGRTRSTAGRHIQLALQRLRKEMEVSRYE, from the coding sequence ATGACCGAAGATGAAGCCTACAAAGTGCATATCCAGTACACCTTTAACGCCTTTTGCAAGGTTGTCATTCGTCACGCCGCCATAGATGAAATTTTGAAGATGCGCCGGAGGTGGGAACGGGAAGTTTCCCTTGACTATTTGATGAATGAGAAGTTTGTCCAGCTTGCCGAGCCGGAACAGCTTGAAGAATACCTTTTTACCGCCTGCGGCCAGACCGCCGTTCTGTACCATGCGGAACTTGCCGCTGCCCTTGCCCTTTTGCCGGAGCAGGCACAGGAAGAAATTTTCCGCTATTACTTCCTGCGCCAGCCGCAGAGAGTGATCGGCGTACATATCGGCCGGACACGCAGCACAGCGGGGCGGCATATCCAGCTTGCCTTGCAACGGCTTCGGAAGGAAATGGAGGTGAGCCGGTATGAATAA
- a CDS encoding ATP-binding protein: MKNEIEAMITDITTTTAEAEDYTGEDGLLYCGKCHTPKEAYFSKETAQWLGHDRHPTDCDCQRAAREKQQAAESRQKHLETVEDLKRRGFTDPAMRNWTFEHDNGRNPQTETARFYVESWETMQAENIGYLFWGGVGTGKSYLAACIANALMEKEVAVRMTNFATILGDLAASFEGRNEYISRLCSYPLLILDDFGMERGTEYGLEQVYSVIDSRYRSGKPLIATTNLTLEELQHPQDTPHARIYDRLTSMCAPVRFTGSNFRKETAQEKLERLKQLMKQRKESL, from the coding sequence ATGAAAAACGAGATTGAAGCTATGATTACGGATATTACAACCACTACCGCCGAAGCGGAGGACTACACAGGCGAGGACGGGCTTTTATACTGCGGCAAGTGCCATACGCCCAAAGAAGCCTACTTTTCAAAAGAAACCGCCCAATGGTTAGGGCATGACCGACACCCAACAGACTGCGACTGCCAGCGGGCAGCCCGTGAAAAGCAGCAAGCCGCCGAAAGCCGACAGAAGCACCTTGAAACAGTGGAGGACTTGAAACGCCGGGGATTTACCGACCCTGCTATGCGGAATTGGACATTTGAGCATGACAACGGCAGAAACCCGCAGACCGAAACCGCCCGCTTTTATGTGGAGAGCTGGGAAACCATGCAGGCTGAAAATATCGGCTACCTGTTTTGGGGCGGCGTGGGGACAGGAAAAAGCTACCTTGCTGCCTGTATCGCCAACGCCCTTATGGAAAAAGAGGTTGCCGTTCGCATGACAAACTTTGCAACGATACTGGGTGACCTTGCCGCCAGCTTTGAGGGCAGGAACGAATATATTTCCCGCCTTTGCAGCTACCCCCTGCTGATACTTGATGATTTCGGTATGGAGCGAGGGACAGAATACGGGCTGGAACAGGTTTACAGCGTGATTGACAGCCGTTACCGAAGCGGCAAGCCGCTGATCGCCACGACCAACCTCACGCTGGAGGAATTGCAGCACCCGCAGGACACGCCCCACGCCCGTATTTATGACAGGCTGACTTCCATGTGCGCCCCCGTCCGCTTCACGGGCAGCAACTTCCGAAAGGAAACCGCACAGGAAAAGCTGGAACGCTTAAAGCAACTGATGAAGCAGCGAAAGGAGAGCCTATGA
- a CDS encoding transposon-encoded TnpW family protein, translated as MTETKQTSTTKTDRRPDCVTEIRMGNSVLTVSGFFKQGATDTAADKMMKVLEAEAATQKTAI; from the coding sequence ATGACAGAAACGAAACAGACAAGCACCACCAAAACAGACCGCCGCCCGGACTGTGTGACGGAAATCCGCATGGGCAACTCCGTCCTTACCGTTTCCGGCTTCTTCAAGCAGGGCGCAACCGACACCGCAGCCGACAAGATGATGAAAGTGCTGGAAGCGGAAGCTGCTACACAAAAAACGGCGATTTGA
- a CDS encoding DUF1700 domain-containing protein — MKEQYIKQVEKELSLPRKMKKEVVRDLNEVFASAMEHGETEQQIIQRLGTPKEFADSTAEQFGIDNTKSKKRNGIISTLATLVIAVAAFSVYAVTQSGKVPEGAIGQADATTNIQIEGAFAFDISQILLAIGFAATAIAILLIIRTIHKNRR, encoded by the coding sequence ATGAAAGAACAATATATCAAACAGGTTGAAAAGGAACTATCTTTACCACGCAAAATGAAAAAAGAGGTTGTGCGTGACTTGAATGAAGTTTTTGCGTCTGCTATGGAGCATGGAGAAACAGAGCAGCAGATTATCCAGCGTTTGGGGACGCCAAAAGAATTTGCAGACAGCACCGCAGAACAGTTTGGTATTGATAACACCAAATCGAAAAAAAGGAACGGCATCATTTCTACTCTTGCTACGCTTGTTATCGCGGTTGCTGCCTTTTCGGTATATGCTGTTACGCAATCAGGAAAAGTGCCAGAAGGAGCAATCGGACAAGCCGACGCGACAACAAATATACAGATTGAGGGCGCGTTTGCCTTTGATATTTCGCAAATCCTTTTGGCTATTGGGTTTGCAGCAACAGCTATTGCTATTTTGTTAATTATCCGAACCATACACAAAAACAGGAGGTAA
- a CDS encoding PadR family transcriptional regulator: MNNKYVQQFKKGSLEMILLCLIGRKETYGYEIITELNNSASVLGYAKEGTIYPILYRLQEAELIKCRLAPAAANGGSKKYYSLTDKGRNVLDELILFWSSYENCVNGFIESYQQARVSK; this comes from the coding sequence ATGAATAACAAATATGTCCAGCAATTCAAAAAAGGCTCTCTGGAAATGATACTCTTATGCCTAATCGGACGCAAGGAAACTTATGGATATGAAATTATAACCGAATTGAACAATAGTGCGTCTGTTTTGGGATATGCGAAAGAGGGAACCATTTATCCCATTTTGTATCGTTTACAGGAAGCAGAACTAATCAAATGCCGGTTGGCTCCGGCTGCGGCAAATGGCGGCTCAAAAAAGTATTATTCTTTAACTGATAAAGGCAGGAATGTACTTGATGAACTAATCTTATTTTGGTCAAGCTATGAAAACTGCGTAAATGGCTTTATAGAAAGTTATCAACAAGCGAGGGTGTCCAAATGA
- a CDS encoding transposon-encoded TnpW family protein: MNNTATNSTPCPTVRKQIGKTTYIVRVHFSETAKETMEDKIKRLLREEVRKM, translated from the coding sequence ATGAACAATACCGCAACCAACAGTACCCCTTGCCCGACTGTGAGAAAGCAGATCGGCAAGACAACCTATATCGTCCGTGTGCATTTCAGCGAGACCGCCAAGGAGACAATGGAGGACAAAATCAAGCGTCTGCTCCGTGAGGAAGTCCGCAAAATGTGA
- a CDS encoding relaxase/mobilization nuclease domain-containing protein, translating to MATFKHISSKNADYGAAEAYLTFEHDEFTMKPTLDENGRLIPREDYRISSLNCGGEDFAVACMRANLRYEKNQKREDVKSHHYIISFDPRDGTDNGLTVDRAQELGEQFCKEHFPGHQALVCTHPDGHNHSGNIHVHIVINSLRIYEVPLLPYMDRPADTRAGCKHRCTNAAMEYFKSEVMEMCHREGLYQIDLLNGSKERITEREYWAAKKGQLALDKENAVREAAGQPTKPTKFETDKAKLRRTIRQALSQAGSFDEFSSLLLREGVTVKESRGRLSYLTPDRTKPITARKLGDDFDKAAVLALLTQNAHRAAEQTKAIPEYPHTQKGRLREEKAAKTTPADNTLQRMVDREAKRAEGKGVGYDRWAAKHNLKQMAATVTAYQQYGFSSPEELDEACSAAYAAMQESLTELKQVEKTLNGKKELQRQVLAYSKTRPVRDGLKQQKNAKAKAAYRQKHESDFIIADAAARYFKENGISKLPSYKALQAEIEALIKEKNSGYNDYRAKREEYRRLQTVKGNIDQILRRERKPVKRQEQER from the coding sequence TTGGCAACATTCAAACATATCAGCTCTAAAAATGCCGACTATGGCGCAGCGGAAGCCTACCTCACATTTGAGCATGACGAGTTTACCATGAAGCCCACCCTTGATGAAAACGGGCGGCTGATACCGAGGGAGGATTACCGCATTTCTTCCCTCAACTGCGGGGGCGAGGATTTCGCCGTTGCCTGTATGCGAGCCAATCTCCGCTATGAGAAAAACCAAAAACGGGAAGATGTGAAAAGCCACCACTATATCATCAGTTTTGACCCACGGGACGGGACAGACAACGGCTTGACCGTAGACCGGGCGCAGGAGCTGGGCGAGCAGTTCTGCAAAGAGCATTTCCCCGGACACCAAGCCCTTGTATGCACCCACCCGGACGGGCATAACCACAGCGGCAATATCCATGTGCATATCGTCATCAACTCCCTGCGGATTTACGAAGTCCCGCTTCTGCCCTACATGGACAGACCAGCCGACACACGGGCGGGCTGCAAGCACCGCTGCACCAACGCCGCTATGGAATATTTCAAGAGTGAAGTCATGGAGATGTGCCACCGGGAGGGGCTTTACCAAATCGACCTCTTGAACGGCAGCAAGGAACGGATAACGGAACGGGAATACTGGGCGGCAAAGAAAGGGCAGCTTGCCCTTGATAAAGAGAACGCTGTCAGAGAAGCCGCAGGACAGCCGACCAAGCCCACCAAGTTTGAAACGGACAAGGCGAAGCTGCGCCGGACGATACGGCAGGCACTTTCCCAAGCTGGCAGCTTTGACGAGTTTTCTTCCCTTTTGCTGCGGGAGGGCGTAACTGTCAAGGAGAGCCGGGGGCGGCTTTCCTACCTCACGCCGGACAGGACAAAGCCTATCACAGCCCGGAAGCTGGGGGACGATTTTGACAAGGCTGCTGTCCTTGCCCTGCTCACGCAGAACGCCCACAGAGCCGCCGAACAGACCAAAGCCATACCCGAATACCCCCACACCCAAAAGGGACGCTTGCGGGAGGAAAAAGCCGCAAAAACCACCCCGGCAGACAACACCTTGCAGCGCATGGTTGACCGGGAAGCCAAGCGAGCCGAGGGCAAGGGCGTGGGCTATGACCGCTGGGCGGCAAAGCACAACCTAAAGCAAATGGCAGCTACTGTTACCGCCTATCAACAGTACGGCTTTTCTTCCCCGGAGGAACTGGACGAAGCCTGTTCTGCCGCTTATGCCGCCATGCAGGAAAGCCTTACAGAGCTGAAGCAGGTGGAAAAGACGCTGAACGGGAAAAAGGAGCTGCAACGGCAGGTGCTTGCCTATTCCAAGACCCGCCCTGTCCGGGACGGGCTGAAACAGCAGAAAAACGCCAAAGCAAAAGCAGCCTACCGACAGAAGCACGAAAGCGACTTTATCATAGCAGACGCAGCCGCCCGTTATTTCAAGGAGAACGGCATTTCCAAGCTGCCGAGCTATAAAGCCCTGCAAGCAGAGATTGAAGCCCTTATCAAAGAGAAAAACAGCGGCTACAACGATTACCGGGCAAAACGGGAGGAATACCGCCGCTTACAGACTGTCAAGGGCAATATCGACCAGATTTTACGCCGGGAGCGCAAGCCTGTGAAAAGGCAGGAACAGGAACGATAA
- a CDS encoding recombinase family protein: protein MLRQTNQQPITALYPRLSHEDELQGESNSISNQKRILETYAKQNGFSNLRWYTDDGYSGANFQRPGFQAMLADIEAGKVGTVIVKDMSRLGRNYLQVGMYTEMIFPQKGVRFIAINDGVDSAQGDNDFAPLRNIFNEWLVRDTSKKIKAVKRSKGMSGKPITSKPVYGYLMDEDENFIIDEEAAPVVKQIYNLCLAGNGPTKIARMLTEQQIPTPGTLEYRRTGSTRRYHPGYECKWATNTVVHILENREYTGCLVNFKTEKLSYKVKHSVENPPEKQVIFENHHEPIIDTQTWERVQELRKQRKRPNRYDEVGLFSGILFCADCGSVMYQQRYQTDKRKQDCYICGSYKKRTHDCTAHFIRTDLLTAGVLSNLRKVTSYAAKHEARFMKLLIEQNEDGGKRRNAAKKKELEAAEKRIAELSAIFKRLYEDSVTGRISDERFTELSADYEAEQRELKERAAAIQAELSKAQEATVNAEKFMNVVRRHTSFEELTPTLLREFVEKIVVHECSYDENKTRRQDIEIYYSFVGKVDLPE, encoded by the coding sequence ATGTTAAGACAGACCAACCAACAACCAATTACCGCCCTTTACCCAAGACTTTCCCATGAGGACGAGCTGCAAGGCGAGAGCAATTCCATTTCCAATCAGAAGCGTATCCTTGAAACCTATGCAAAGCAGAACGGCTTTTCCAATCTGCGCTGGTACACGGACGACGGTTATTCTGGTGCGAACTTTCAAAGACCCGGTTTTCAAGCCATGCTTGCGGACATTGAAGCAGGAAAAGTCGGGACAGTTATCGTAAAGGATATGTCGAGGTTAGGGAGAAACTACCTGCAAGTGGGAATGTACACGGAAATGATTTTCCCACAGAAAGGTGTCCGCTTCATCGCTATCAATGACGGAGTGGACAGCGCACAGGGCGACAATGACTTTGCCCCGCTGCGGAATATCTTTAACGAATGGCTGGTGAGAGATACGAGCAAGAAAATCAAAGCAGTAAAACGCTCAAAAGGCATGAGTGGCAAGCCCATCACAAGCAAGCCTGTGTATGGCTACCTCATGGACGAGGACGAAAATTTCATTATTGACGAGGAAGCTGCACCCGTAGTCAAGCAGATATACAACCTCTGCCTTGCCGGGAATGGTCCGACCAAGATAGCCCGTATGCTCACAGAGCAGCAAATCCCCACGCCGGGGACGCTGGAATACCGCAGGACGGGCAGCACCCGCCGCTACCACCCCGGCTATGAGTGCAAGTGGGCGACCAATACCGTTGTGCATATCCTTGAAAACCGGGAATACACAGGCTGTCTGGTAAACTTCAAGACGGAAAAACTCTCTTACAAAGTCAAGCACAGTGTAGAAAATCCCCCGGAAAAGCAAGTGATTTTCGAGAATCACCACGAGCCTATCATAGACACCCAAACATGGGAACGGGTGCAGGAGCTTCGCAAGCAGCGCAAACGCCCCAACCGCTATGATGAAGTGGGCTTGTTCTCCGGCATACTGTTCTGTGCAGACTGCGGCAGCGTCATGTATCAGCAGCGATACCAGACGGACAAGCGCAAGCAGGACTGTTATATCTGCGGCAGCTACAAGAAGCGCACCCATGACTGTACGGCGCACTTTATCCGCACCGACCTCTTGACCGCTGGTGTACTCTCCAATCTGCGGAAAGTGACCAGCTATGCGGCAAAGCATGAAGCCCGGTTTATGAAGCTCTTGATTGAGCAGAACGAGGACGGGGGCAAACGCAGGAACGCCGCCAAGAAAAAGGAACTGGAAGCCGCCGAGAAACGCATAGCCGAGTTATCCGCTATCTTCAAGCGGCTGTATGAGGACAGCGTGACCGGGCGCATATCAGACGAGCGTTTCACAGAACTGTCGGCAGACTATGAAGCAGAACAACGGGAACTGAAAGAAAGAGCCGCCGCTATCCAAGCGGAGCTTTCCAAAGCACAGGAAGCCACCGTGAACGCAGAAAAGTTTATGAATGTTGTCCGGCGGCATACCAGTTTTGAAGAACTTACCCCTACTCTGTTGCGGGAGTTTGTAGAGAAAATCGTTGTGCATGAGTGCAGCTATGACGAGAACAAGACCCGCAGACAGGACATTGAGATTTATTATTCTTTTGTTGGCAAGGTGGACTTGCCCGAATAA
- a CDS encoding plasmid mobilization protein, translated as MKRYNTPHRSRVVKTRMTEEEYAEFAERLSAYHMSQAEFIRQAITGAAIRPIITVSPVNDELLAAVGKLTAEYGRIGGNLNQIARTLNEWHSPYPQLAGEVRAAISDLAALKFEVLQKVGDAVGNIQTYQL; from the coding sequence ATGAAAAGATACAACACACCGCACCGCAGCCGGGTAGTCAAGACACGCATGACCGAGGAAGAATACGCCGAGTTTGCGGAAAGGCTTTCTGCTTACCACATGAGCCAAGCCGAGTTTATCCGGCAAGCCATAACCGGGGCAGCCATACGCCCCATCATAACCGTTTCCCCCGTCAATGACGAGCTGCTTGCCGCTGTCGGGAAGCTGACCGCCGAATACGGCAGGATCGGCGGCAACTTAAACCAGATAGCCCGGACGCTGAATGAGTGGCACAGCCCCTACCCGCAGCTTGCCGGGGAGGTACGGGCGGCGATTTCCGACCTTGCTGCCCTAAAGTTTGAAGTCTTGCAGAAAGTGGGTGACGCTGTTGGCAACATTCAAACATATCAGCTCTAA